The Mercurialis annua linkage group LG7, ddMerAnnu1.2, whole genome shotgun sequence genome includes the window GattttgaacaaaaatttcCTCCGAAGTGGCTGTCTTATGGTTGGGAGATAACTGAAGATTCCGAGATAGACGAAGAACTTCACTCTCAATGGTGGGACAACTGGAGCAACTCTTTAACCAGCCGTAACCTCATGATCGGCAACAACTTTAAGAATAGTGGATCATAAGTATACTGTCCCAACTATTTATCCAGGCAATTCGGCTTTACACAGGCGATTCCTTGTCCATTTTTAATAGATAGGAATAACTACGGCGCCAATCGCCCTGCTTTGCCGAACACCAGACATATAGCCTTCCTTGGACACCTTCATGAGATGTACTTACCCTCGCCTGACGAGTTACCGATTCCTGATGGGGATCCTTCTTCAACAGATGAGTTCGAAGAGTGGTGGGAAATCGTGATCGGCCTTAACTTCGGATTATCGGCAGAAGATATccttaaattgaatatttttcaacTTCCTGAAACGAAGCGAAAACGTACTCACGCtgatgtttttcttttacaGGTTCCACAGCCGAAGAAAAGGAAAGGTAACTTCGAGCATCGCCTTGAACTTAttaaatttgagcgtttttacaAATTCAAGTATGACCCCTCAAATCGCCCTCtccttattttaaaaatggaaaaccatAGAATAGAAGTTTGGCGAAAATATATACTCAAATGGAGGGAAGTATGGGAGAAAAAATATCCACATCAGCCATATCCCATCTTCCAACAATATATTCGCCCTTCTTTCTAATATAAAGCACCTTTAGTACCCGATTCTGAATATATGTTAGCCAATAAGAAACCCAAATCTCGCCCTAAGAAGGTAACATTTACTGGTTATTTTGTCCCAGGTGGTTGTAAGGACATCGACAAATTCGTCCAGGAGATGAAAATCCCAGCTGGTAAGTACAAAAATGtgtaaacatttatctttaATGAATTTCAGGTCCCTAACATCTTAGTTTTCTCACACAGAGGTGGAGAATGAACTGGAAGGAATAATTCCCGAAGATgatgaagaggaagaagatgaacaaCCGTTGAAGAGAAAGAGAGCTGGAAAGAAGCCGATGGTAACGAAATCGGCCGCACCACCCAAGAACAAAACTGAGAAAAATAAGCCAACAACTGCCAAACCTTCAATCCTGTAGCACAAGCTGATCCCGATACTTCTAAGAAAACCAACACCACTCGGATTTCCATCAAGATGAGTGGGAGTTCTGCTGATTGCCAAAGTGTTGGGGCTTCCCCAGTGTCAACTTCAGCTACCGCTACCGTCTCGGCTATACGCCCCTCTACTCTTAAGCCTGAAATGACCCGTACTGAAGCTTTGAAGGTATTCTTCTTATATTGAGTATTTCTATTATCGCCTAggactttcaatttactcatttaACCTGCAGACCAAACTCCTCGCCTTTGACTCTGATTCGGAGAGTGATGCCGAGGGATCTACTGAGAGTTCCAGTTCTGAAGAATCAGACACGGGCGATTCGAAGGCTGACGTAGCTGTTCATTTGAACAACGTTGCGGCGATGAAGCAGAAAGGAGTTCAAGTGCTGGGCGATCCAGATGAAGCCAAATCTCTGAAAACGTCGTTGGAGGCGCTCTTGCTGGTGAAAGACGAGACCAAAGTGGCGAAACAGACTCAGACCACTATTGCCAAGATCGTCAAGGAGCTCCCCAATTTGACAAAATTGTATGTTGAAGCTGCGCCTGCCAGGGCCTCTTATGAACAATCGCTAGAGACCAAGCGTAAGCTTGACGATGAATTTGGTTCATTGAGGACTAATGCTAAAAGACTTCAGATCAACTCGCCCCTCATACCACAAAGATGGATGAACTGAAGACAAAGATTGAAGAACTTCAGGGTGAGCTCAAAGCAGAAGAAGAAATCGCTGCCCCTTTGGAGAAAAAACTCGATGAATTCATTTCTCAAGGGACTGATCTGAAGGATCGTCACAACCAGCTGAAGAAGACACTGGCGAGTGCTGAGAAGCGGTACTCTGAAGCTGTGAAGAACTTGTCTGACATTCGCAGTGCCATGGGCGATTTGTTTAGCCACTTTGGCTAGTGTTGTAATTTCTGAACAAATTATACCCTTTTTGAACATAGTTTGCATGTAATGTTCCGAAACTACTTTTTTATCTAGTTGAATGTTTGTGCACAGGTCGGTTATATTTCCgaaacgtttatgaattaaacaaaAACATGATTGGTTGGTATTCCGACGTTCACTATAATTTGACTCAAATAAAAATCGGCTGGTATTCCAACGTTTTCACTAGACATTTTTACTACAGCatgtaaatataaaatacaagGCTCAGGCCGAAGATCAGTAATTTATGAATTACAATTTACTAAATCGTCTCTATTTCCGATTATTTATTGAATTACCGTCTTGTTGAGACATCGGCTGGAAGTCCGATGTTTATATGTTACCCTCACTTTTCGAAGATACGTCTATCAACCCCTTCCCAGCAGCTTGGGACGTATTTTTTCAAGTATTGTGCATTAATGGCCCTATCATGAACTCGGCCGTCTATGTCAGCAAGTATATATGCACCATTACTTAGGATTTGAACGATTTTATACGGTCCTTCCCAATTTGGGGACCATTTCCCTAGTCCTTCTTTCTTCGCCCCGATGGGTAGAACGACTTTCCAGACGAGCTGATCATTTTGAAAACTCTTACTTTTGACACGTTTGTTGTAAACTCGTTCCACTCTTTTCTTCTGAGCTTCTAAGTGATCAAGTGCCAATAATCGTTCTTCATCTAAGTCTAAAGCTTCAAGCACCATTTTGTCATGATAATCGGCCTTCGTCAAAACGTGCTGCATCTTTCGCCTCGTAGACGCCACCGTCAATTCCATTGGTAACATTGCTCATATCCATACACTAGTTTGAAAGGTGTAGTACCCGTAGCCGATTTCTGACTCGTGCGATTCGCCCAAACGGCTTCCGTTAACAACTGATGCCATTGTTTCAGATTATCTTCTATCATCTTCTGGATAATACCCTTAATCGCCTTATTAGTTGCTTCAGCTTGGCCATTTGCTTGCGCACGGGGTCGAACGTATCAATTTGAATCCCATATCTTTTGCATAATCAGTTATCTCGCTCCCAGTAAACATAGTTCCTTGGTCTGTAGTAATAGTCTCTGGCAAACCATGCCTCAGGATAATGTACTCTCTGAAGAACTTTATGACCGATTCTTGACTTGGTGACTTCAATGGTACGGCTTCAACCCATTTAGAGTAGTAATCGGTCGCGACAATCACAAACGTGTGTCCTTTGGATGACGATGTGTATATTTTGCCAATTAAATCCACAGCCCATCTGCGAAATGGCCAAGGTTTAATTATCGAATGTAGCGTCTTGGCAGGAACATGCTGCACGGGACCGCACTTTTGACATGCCTCACACCCTTGGGCGTATCGGATACAATCTTGCTCCATTTTGGGCCAGTAAAATCCATACTTGTGGATTAGCCACCTCATCCGTGGACCAGCCTGATGTGCGCCTGAAATTCCCTCGTGTACCTCGGCCATGACTAGCATCGCTTCTTTTGGGCCGGCGCATCTAAAAAGCAAACCGTCACTCCCCTTTTTGTATAACTCATCGGCCAGAATTATGTAGTTGAGGGCCAAAGTTCGTAATCTTCTGTTGGACATATCTGGTGATTCAAGCCACTTGGTTATTTCTTTCCTCCAATCTGTAGAAAAATCCAATTGGTACACGGAATGACCTGCTTTGTACACCGCATCGTCTCTGGTTACCAAGTTTGGCGTATCTCGCCGGATCGCCTCATACTCATAGCAAGGTTTATAACCACTACCGTGTTGGGCGAGGTCATTTGCCTCCATGTTGTCACTTCTCTCCGTGTATTCTAACCATGTATCTGAGAAACCACCGATAAGATGTTTAGCTTTGTTGCAGTATCGGATTAAGAGTTCCGACTCGCACTTGTATTCTCCAGCAACTTGTTTTATCACCAACAATGAATCTCCTCAGACTTGGATCGATTTTGCCCCCAGCTCCATTAAGATTTCCAAACCTAAAATGAGAGCTTCATACTCGGCTTGGTTGTTGGTACACTTGAAAGTCAAAAGAACAAGACATTGTGAATCGTGCCCCCGAGGGTGAGACGATGACGATTCCTGCTCCAGTACCTTTTTCTATTCTGGATCCATCAAACCATAATTTCCAAGGATGTAGTTCCATACAGCCGATTCCTTCCTTTATGTCGACCCCTGGGTGATCTGAAATAAAATCGGCAAGGACCTGCCCTTTAACAGCTTTCTGAGGCACGTACACGAGAGTGAATTCTGACATTGCCACCGCCCATTTTCCCATCCGATTTCTGAGATATGGTCGGGATAGAATGTATTTTATTACATCGGTCTGTGCCAGGACATAAACTACGACTGGCAGCATGTAATATCTCAACTTGCAGCAGGTGAAATATAAACATAGGCACAGTTTTTCGATGTCCGAATATCGTGTTTCAGTATCGGTCAAGGCTCTACTGAGATAGTAGACCGATCTTTCAACGCCTTGGTCTTCCTGCACGAGCATACACCCCAAAGATTGGGAAGCCGCTGATATGTATAGCAACAAAGGCTGATTCGGCTTTGGTGGCATCATAATCGGCGGCTTCACCAAGTATGTTTTTAGCTCATCAAATACTTGTTGTTGCTCAGGGGTCCATACAAACTGGTCGTTGTCATTCCCTTTCAACAAAACGCTCCAACTGCGTAATCGGCCGGCTGCATTTGAAATGAATCGCCTCAGAAAGTTTATTTGTCCGATCAATCGCTGTAGTTGTTTCTTGGTTTTTGGTGGTTCAACATTAATTATTGCTTTCGCTTTATTCTTATCTACCTCCAtcccccgctggtgaaccaagaaacccaagaaatTTCCTGCCGACACCCCAAAAGCGCATTTCAAAGAATTCATCTTCAAACCATTAGTTCGGATACGCTCAAAGCCTCTTTTCAAATCGGCAAGGTGAGCTGCATTGTTTGGCGATTTTACGACCACATCGTCGATGTATACTTCTAAACATTCCAACCCTTTCAAACATTTTGTTCATGGTCCTTTGGTAAGTTGCACCGGCGTTCTTTAAACCGAAAGGCATCACGATCCATTCGTACGCACCAATCGGCCCGGGGCAGCGAAATGCGGTTTTAGAAATATCGGCTTCGTGGATCGGTACTTGATTATACCCAGAATGGGCGTCCAAAAAACTAAGGATGGTGTGCCCGGCTGCTCCATCGATTAGCATATCAGCTATCGGCATCAGATACTCATCTTTGGGCGTCGCCAGGTTCAAGTTTCGGAAGTCGACGCATACTCGTAGCTTTCCGTTCTTTTTCATGAGGGGCACTATGTTGGATAACAATTCTGTGTACTTAGCTTCCCGTATGAAGTTAGCCTCTTTAAGCCGATTGATCTCTTCCCTGATTAGCTCCTCGACCTTTTTTGACATTCGTCTGGGAGGTTGCCTGGATGGGCGAAAACCATCCTTTAGGGGTAACTTGTGTTCGGCGATGGATTTATCCAGACCCGGCATTTCTGCATATGACCAAGCGAAACAATCCTTGTATTCCCGAAGAAGCGTGATCAATTCATCTCTAAATGTGACGTCGAGGCTTGCGCTAATGTATATCGGCTTGGGGAATGCATCTGACCCTAAATTAACTTCCAAGAGCGCGTCTTGGAGTTGGGCTGGGTCGTCCCCCAACTTCCCCGTAGCTATTTTGAGGTCTTCTATTCTCAAGGTACCGGTAGGGTCTTGATCTTGATCCTCGTATATGCACTCCGCGGATAACACCCCGTGACTGAGTGCTAAGTCATGGACCTTTTTTCGCAACTCTGTATGTCGTCTATTCATCAGAACGTTGTAAGATGGTGGATTGGCCGCTGCCCCCGAGGGTAACGTCTGTTGGCCGATCCGCGTTGATGAGGATCCTGGGACTGTTCGTATCTCGATGACTTAAAGATTGGATATTCCTCACTTGCTCGTCATACATCATAGCTTCTAAAACATTGCTATCTTCGCCAAAAGGGCTCGGGTCGCCCTGCACTATCTCGGCCTCTCCAGCTTCTCGCCATAATATCAGCATCTGATGCATGGTAGATGGGATGCACATGTTGGAATGAATCCAGTCACGGCCGAGTAACATGTTGTAATTGCTCCTAGCATTAACAACAAAGAACCCTTCATCAGTCTCGACTCGGCCAACTTTTATCCTTAGGGTGATATACCCTTCGGCGGGGGTCTCGCCTCCGGCGAAATCTGTCATATAAACGTCGGTGGATTCCAGCTGATGACGTTCTATTCCGAACTTCTTGAGCATTCGGGATGGCAAGATGTTTACTCCTGCGCCGTTGTCAATTAGCACTCTTCCAATGGCGACGCTATTCACCTCAGCTTTGATATACAACTGCCTGATGTGCCTTGTCATTCTTGCCGGCGGTTTGCTTAAAGAAACAACTGCCGAAGCGTCGGCACTATTCTCGTCCGGGATTATAACATCTCCATCCAAAACTGACTTCTGTCCTGGTTTATTCCTGAAAGAATCCGGAAGAGTAACTACTTGGACCTCTTTTCGGCTATCGCTTTTCGGAATCCATGCTTTGAGCTTCCCACCTTGGTGTACAACGACTAACTCTTTCTTCACAGGCATCCAAGCCTTCAACTGGCCATCTGCGTGGCTCAGGACTACATCCTTGTAAGATCGCCTATCGCCGTTTGGCGATTTCTCATCTTTTGCCGATGTATGAGAAGGTAGCTCATTATCCTGATGTCGTTTCTTCTCCACCCAAACTTTCCTAAGTTTTTGTTTCGGTGTCTCGAAAGGCTCAGCTTCCGACCGATTATGCTTGCCTTAGGTCGTTTCTAGATCGTCTTTGGCTGCCCCCAATCTTTCTTGAATCGGTCTTTTAGTCCCGGAAGAAGATGCAGTAGTGGACAAACGGTTTTTGACCGGCACTCGGCACCCTGGTGCCGATTTGGGCTCTGCGGCGACCAATCGCGACTCCTGTCGCATTCTCTGCATCCGCCTCTTCTGTGTCTtggtcatacgaggggtctcctccgtcgGCCTGAACACCCTTTTGAAAACCGATCTCCTCTTATGTCCAGATGGCATGTGCTGCTACCACTCCTTGGTGGGCGACCTCGGTTTAAAGGTTTTGGGATTTGTTCTGGCCGATTTCTGTACATATTCGGTCTCAGGGCGGCTCTGGCAGTGCTGACAATGTTGGCAAATCGGCTCTGGCACAATTGGTTTGGTCATTCGATGTTGCCTCGCTACGTTATTCACTACTACTCTTTGCCGAGGTTGCTTAGCACTCCATTTCTCCAATACTTTACCGATACCCAACACTTGGTCCAAATTGGGCTGAATCACGTTGATCGAAATGCATTTTGCATCGGCCTCCCTTCTGGCCGGGAACAACGATTTTCCTTCGGTTATCGCCTTTTGGACTACGTTCCTGAACACTACGCAATTATTGGTGCTGTGTCTCCACGAGTTGTGGAATTTGCAGCAGTCTTTGCCAATCAAATCCTCGCTTGACGGTACAACATGACCCTCGGATAGAGAGATTTGCCCATCTTTTAGCAAGGCGTCAAATATGTCATCGGCCTTTGTCAAGTCGAATGAATATTCCTTTTGGATGACTGCCATCTTATTCTTTTTCACGTATCCCGGCTTCCTCAACGCTGCGCATTCCGTCGGTTTCTTCCCAAGAAACTCGGCCATACATATCTCATCGTCAGATGAATCGTCCTCGCTATCGGTAACAATGGCAACATCCAACTGATCGCGGTAATAGGTGCCTTTCGAAGATCCTCGCCTCTGTTCCTTCTCTTGGAGCAATCGTTCGTAACCTGTAACTCTGTTGGTGAGTTCAAACAAATCTCGAAATCGGTGGCCTTCGAAATGTTCTCGCATGGCGAAGTTCATCCCTTTCACGACCATCGGCACGCA containing:
- the LOC126657131 gene encoding uncharacterized protein LOC126657131, yielding MNSLKCAFGVSAGNFLGFLVHQRGMEVDKNKAKAIINVEPPKTKKQLQRLIGQINFLRRFISNAAGRLRSWSVLLKGNDNDQFVWTPEQQQVFDELKTYLVKPPIMMPPKPNQPLLLYISAASQSLGCMLVQEDQGVERSVYYLSRALTDTETRYSDIEKLCLCLYFTCCKLRYYMLPVVVYVLAQTDVIKYILSRPYLRNRMGKWAVAMSEFTLVYVPQKAVKGQVLADFISDHPGVDIKEGIGCMELHPWKLWFDGSRIEKGTGAGIVIVSPSGARFTMSCSFDFQVYQQPSRCESELLIRYCNKAKHLIGGFSDTWLEYTERSDNMEANDLAQHGSGYKPCYEYEAIRRDTPNLVTRDDAVYKAGHSVYQLDFSTDWRKEITKWLESPDMSNRRLRTLALNYIILADELYKKGSDGLLFRCAGPKEAMLVMAEVHEGISGAHQAGPRMRWLIHKYGFYWPKMEQDCIRYAQGCEACQKCGPVQHVPAKTLHSIIKPWPFRRWAVDLIGKIYTSSSKGHTFVIVATDYYSKWVEAVPLKSPSQESVIKFFREYIILRHGLPETITTDQGTMFTGSEITDYAKDMGFKLIRSTPCASKWPS